A single window of Lycium barbarum isolate Lr01 unplaced genomic scaffold, ASM1917538v2 unchr_scaffold_22, whole genome shotgun sequence DNA harbors:
- the LOC132625658 gene encoding uncharacterized protein LOC132625658, with amino-acid sequence MMSGMKKKKKQHNSKKTSSNYPSSNEGELKHKAYEKKDQRDTSSACRKSKIRVDVRSPPKDSRGSLGKYVGAYDTSNNIFFQGKQGSVSSSVGSFFNSNKSEDERQKKERSKGEKLDNSREEKVEEVMNEESELSRTGNEWTESSEVRLGGKIEGEQKHLRDDRKEVLKRKECISVKGSCSSSNLLTHSFSSICAPNVQVVEEEPIEVLEQQLKEESSFKWDLKVAKANDLWKQLQVEDKVELDDLMWYDLIDDLFVDANKTELVPQFVESRVLGEDITQIESEHNFFCCSSHVSSLPQCGERGKRDKLSEQIQENLRKDESCSYANKLTLSCFSLLSPFMQNIEDELCVKDDDSSLEEDNLMGQGFKVWDNPLWDDTKHEFTVHFCPLWDSNEGSKGDEVSNEDIETHEAFGAVDIEKVELGAECSSSSVEKDKCSHVFNFTISLSCFLDPYLQVHSKPLHKKITFDPYHDHGILNGQCQDSRTNLL; translated from the exons ATGATGAGTGGgatgaaaaaaaagaagaaacaacatAATTCCAAAAAAACATCTTCAAACTATCCGTCATCTAATGAGGGGGAGTTGAAGCACAAGGCGTATGAAAAGAAGGACCAAAGGGACACATCAAGTGCTTGTAGAAAATCAAAAATCAGAGTTGATGTTAGAAGTCCTCCAAAAGATAGTAGAGGAAGTCTTGGCAAGTATGTGGGTGCTTATGATACTTCAAATAACATATTcttccaaggaaagcaagggagtgTTTCTTCATCAGTTGGatcctttttcaattcaaacaaaagtgaggatgagcgacaaaagaaagagagaagtaaGGGTGAGAAACTTGacaactcaagagaggaaaaagtaGAGGAAGTGATGAATGAAGAGAGTGAGTTGTCAAGAACTGGAAATGAGTGGACAGAATCGAGTGAAGTGCGTTTGGGAGGTAAAATAGAGGGTGAACAAAAGCACTTGAGAGATGATAGAAAAGAAGTGCTTAAAAGAAAAGAGTGCATAAGTGTGAAAGGATCTTGTTCAAGCTCTAACCTTTTAACTCATTCTTTTTCTAGTATTTGTGCTCCAAATGTgcaggttgttgaagaagaacccATTGAAGTGTTGGAACAACAATTGAAGGAAGAATCTAGCTTCAAATGGGATTTGAAAGTAGCAAAGGCTAATGATTTGTGGAAACAATTGCAAGTAGAAGACAAAGTTGAGCTTGATGATCTCATGTGGTATGACCTTATCGATGATCTATTTGTAGATGCAAACAAAACTGAACTTGTACCACAATTTGTTGAATCAAGGGTTTTAGGTGAAGATATAACTCAAATTGAGAGTGAACATaactttttttgttgttcttctcACGTGAGCAGTCTGCCACAATGTGGTGAACGTGGGAAACGAGATAAGTTGAgtgaacaaatccaagagaattTGAGAAAGGATGAATCTTGTTCATATGCTAATaaactaactctttcttgttttagtcttttatctcctttcatgcagaacattgaggatgaactttgtgtaaaggatgatgacagctcacttgaagaagacaatctcatgggtcaaggttttaaagtgtgggataacccattatgggatgatactaaacatgagtttactgtacatttttgtccactttgggattccaatgaaggaagcaaaggtgatgaagtttccaatgaagacattgagacacatgaagcttttggtgccgtagatattgagaaagttgagctaggtgcagaatgtagtagctcaagtgtggaaaaggacaagtgctcacatgttttcaacttcacaatatctttatcttgttttctagatccttatttgcaggttcattccaagccacttcacaagaaaataacttttgatccatatcatgaccatggtatattgaatg gTCAATGTCAAGATTCGCggacgaatcttctttaa